In the bacterium genome, TTTATGAATGCCCGGACAGGAGAAATACATGCTGAAATCCGGGAGAAAGCCCACAGGCTGGTTTTCGATGAGCGCCAGGGCTGGGGTCTGAAAAAGGAATCCGTACCGCCTGAAAAGCGGGCCGTTCCCTGTCTGAATGAGGCTGAAATCGCCTCTCTGGTAAGAACGGGAAGAACCATCGAGAGTATCTTTAAAACTCCGCAGGATATAGAAGGGACAATCACCGGAGAGGGGGAATGCTACTTTATCCAGTCACGGCCGATAGCCATCGATTATACCCGCTGCCGGTTATGGAGCAGCGCCAATGTATCCGAAAGTTTTCCCGGTCTGACTACTCCACTGACCTATTCTTTCGCACGCACCTTCTACCAGCTTCTCAACTATGATTACCTGCGCCGGTGCGGGGTAAAAGAGCGGGATCTGCATACGGTCGCGGATACCCTGAATTCTCTTATCGGGTTCATTGACGGCAGGATATACCATGCTGTTTCTTCTTTTTATGACATGCTGGCGCTCTCTCCCCTGTTCGATAATTACCGGCAGGATTGGGAGCGTCTGGTTGCAGAGCTGGATTCCTACTACCATAGTCCAGACCACCGTTTCAATCACAGCCCCAATCACAGGAAAAAAAAGATAGGGTTTGGGGTTTATGCATGGTCTCGTGCTGTCATGAATTCTCTTACCCTTGATTCTCAATTTATCAGATTCCAGAAGTGGTGGGACAACCTCATGCTCTCACGAAGAGGAACAAAATATCATTCCCAGCACCCCCTGGCTTTAGCTTCGGATTATCGTCACGTATGGCGGGAAGCGGGAAACTGGTGGGGAATCACCCTGATAAACTATCAATATATGGTATTTTTCCACAAAATGATTGAGAAATATGCAAAGAAGTGGGGGATAGACCAGTCCTTATTGAATAATCTTCTGTGCGGAGACAGTCAATTTATGGGGGTTGAGATCGTGCTCTCCGTGGTCAGGCTGTCCGATATGGTCAAAAGCGACCCCGTCTTATTGAAAGTATTTCAGGAAAAAGATGCCGGAGATATCTGGAATTATATCGAAGAGCAGAAGATAGACCCTGATTTTATAAAAGAAGTAAAACTTCATCTGTATCAATATGGAGACAGAGGATTCCAGGAACTGAAGCTGGAACAACCCAATCTGAGGGATATCCCCTGGGAGTTAATCCGGATGATCCAAAAATACGTCCATTCCGATCTTACTGCCCAGTCTCTTGTGCAGGCAGAGCACACCAGCCGACTGCTGGGCGAGGAGGGGCTGAAAAAAGCTCTCAGCGGATATCCGCTTCGGTTATGGTTTATGCGGTTTTTATTGAAAAGGCTTCGCAGGTTCTTATATTACCGGGAAAAAGGACGGTATATGAGAAGCGAGCTTTTTGGTTACAGCAAGAATATTTTTCAGGCAATCGGTTCCGATCTTTATCATCGTGGCATCATTGCGGAGGCGAAGGATATTTTCTATCTGACCAAAAATGAAATTTTCGATTATCTGGAAGGCACCGGAGTCAGTTATAACCTTGCCGCTGTAATTCGGATGCGAAAACAGGAATATGAAGAATTTCAAAAGAGCATGCCTGAAAAGGAGTTCACCACATCTGATATTGTCGCCTTAAGCATCCCGCAGGAAAAAGAGCGGGCGAAAAATGACCTGAAAGTTTTCAGAGGGCTTGGCTCAAGTTCGGGAAAAGTTTCCGGCTATGCGAGAATTATTTTAGATCCGGACTTACGTCACAGGGTGACGAAAGAGGATATCATTATTGCACGAGAGACCGACCCCGGATGGCTTTTCCTCATGCTTTCCGCCAGGGGAATGGTAGTTGAGCGGGGAAGCATGCTCTCGCACACA is a window encoding:
- a CDS encoding PEP/pyruvate-binding domain-containing protein, producing the protein MVGWKFFNLHILWKNKIPVPPFFCLTRSFYEEAMKNLSGLIHKRLQMIDFSQFKSIQDAAEDIKRLIAAGEFTQAQKREILSCFDQHFSPDTLVSVRSSGIGNRLEAGEDSQDNPFAGMSDSFLFVRREQIFHQILLCWASGYTARSILYRHQQNLPLSGFGLAVGIQKMISGERSFVLFTVNPHNISRDSVIVAGYGIGEGIVQETVAADHYFMNARTGEIHAEIREKAHRLVFDERQGWGLKKESVPPEKRAVPCLNEAEIASLVRTGRTIESIFKTPQDIEGTITGEGECYFIQSRPIAIDYTRCRLWSSANVSESFPGLTTPLTYSFARTFYQLLNYDYLRRCGVKERDLHTVADTLNSLIGFIDGRIYHAVSSFYDMLALSPLFDNYRQDWERLVAELDSYYHSPDHRFNHSPNHRKKKIGFGVYAWSRAVMNSLTLDSQFIRFQKWWDNLMLSRRGTKYHSQHPLALASDYRHVWREAGNWWGITLINYQYMVFFHKMIEKYAKKWGIDQSLLNNLLCGDSQFMGVEIVLSVVRLSDMVKSDPVLLKVFQEKDAGDIWNYIEEQKIDPDFIKEVKLHLYQYGDRGFQELKLEQPNLRDIPWELIRMIQKYVHSDLTAQSLVQAEHTSRLLGEEGLKKALSGYPLRLWFMRFLLKRLRRFLYYREKGRYMRSELFGYSKNIFQAIGSDLYHRGIIAEAKDIFYLTKNEIFDYLEGTGVSYNLAAVIRMRKQEYEEFQKSMPEKEFTTSDIVALSIPQEKERAKNDLKVFRGLGSSSGKVSGYARIILDPDLRHRVTKEDIIIARETDPGWLFLMLSARGMVVERGSMLSHTAITGRKFGIPTIVALPHATQRIPEGSYIEIDGSTGIVKILGNT